One genomic window of Candidatus Binataceae bacterium includes the following:
- a CDS encoding GMC family oxidoreductase N-terminal domain-containing protein: MSDSLPGFADTVVIGGGTAGAAIAGELAARSDQSLLLLEAGPDYGSFDAGRWPADLTDARAIPTSHNWGYTSGSQYGQRVIKFDRARVIGGCSSHNGCAAIWGSRLDYDHWAELGNPGWSTEDLLALFRTGSERLRVRIPPRDEITPYQLAWLEAAPRAGIPLVADLNNLDENRGMAPSPANVANGIRWNAAFAYLDPVRDRNHLTIASGVLTDRLLIRGDRVEAVRVIRNGQEATIKTSRVVLAAGTYGSPAILIRSGVGPEAEVRALGVAPVLDLPGVGRNLHDHPMVGLVYSGTPELEAAMVEFATRHWMPEEQTIAKARSSRRSRGFDLHIYPVGGGAAHQRTAWTWALAVACLTPRSRGVLKLTSGNPAAAPLLDHGYLSDPDGEDQRVLVDGIHFARELGAAPRLAALLGKEKRPGPRVLSAEQVAEFTRATVAHYFHPVGTCAMGPADDRGAVVDARGRVHGLDNCYVGDASIMPVVPRANTNIPALVVGLRIASWLLAA, from the coding sequence ATGAGTGATTCGCTCCCCGGCTTCGCGGACACCGTAGTGATCGGCGGAGGCACGGCGGGCGCCGCCATCGCCGGCGAGTTGGCCGCGAGGTCTGACCAATCGTTGCTGCTGCTCGAAGCCGGTCCCGACTACGGCTCCTTTGATGCAGGGCGATGGCCTGCCGATCTGACCGATGCGCGCGCCATCCCTACTTCACACAACTGGGGGTATACCAGCGGCAGCCAATACGGTCAGCGCGTGATCAAATTCGATCGCGCGCGGGTCATAGGCGGATGCTCATCGCACAATGGATGCGCCGCGATTTGGGGAAGCCGCCTCGACTATGATCACTGGGCAGAATTGGGCAACCCCGGTTGGTCGACGGAGGACCTGCTTGCGCTTTTCCGCACGGGCAGCGAGCGGTTGCGCGTCAGGATTCCGCCGCGCGACGAGATCACGCCTTATCAGCTCGCCTGGCTCGAGGCTGCCCCGCGAGCCGGAATCCCACTAGTCGCCGATCTAAACAATCTCGACGAGAACCGCGGTATGGCACCATCGCCGGCGAATGTCGCCAATGGCATTCGCTGGAACGCGGCCTTTGCCTATCTCGATCCGGTCCGTGACCGCAACCATTTGACTATCGCCAGCGGCGTACTGACTGACCGCCTCCTGATTCGGGGCGACCGGGTAGAAGCGGTCCGCGTGATCCGGAATGGTCAGGAAGCGACCATCAAAACTAGCCGCGTGGTCCTGGCCGCGGGCACCTATGGCTCACCCGCCATTCTGATTCGTTCGGGAGTGGGGCCCGAAGCGGAGGTGCGCGCCCTCGGAGTCGCCCCAGTCCTCGATCTGCCGGGCGTGGGGCGAAACCTGCACGACCATCCTATGGTCGGACTTGTCTATAGCGGCACTCCGGAGCTCGAAGCTGCGATGGTGGAATTCGCCACCCGCCACTGGATGCCCGAGGAACAGACCATAGCGAAAGCGCGATCCTCACGACGCAGCCGCGGGTTTGATTTGCACATCTATCCGGTTGGCGGGGGAGCGGCGCACCAGCGGACGGCGTGGACCTGGGCGCTGGCGGTGGCATGCCTGACGCCGCGCTCACGAGGCGTGCTGAAGCTCACGAGCGGCAACCCGGCCGCGGCGCCGCTGCTCGACCATGGCTACCTGAGCGACCCGGATGGAGAAGACCAACGAGTGCTGGTCGACGGAATTCACTTCGCCCGCGAGCTGGGCGCGGCCCCGCGCCTGGCGGCGTTGCTCGGGAAGGAGAAGCGGCCCGGACCGCGCGTGCTCTCGGCAGAGCAGGTCGCCGAGTTCACGCGCGCTACCGTCGCCCACTATTTCCATCCTGTCGGTACCTGCGCGATGGGCCCGGCGGACGACCGCGGCGCGGTCGTCGATGCGCGGGGTCGCGTTCACGGCCTCGACAATTGCTACGTTGGCGACGCCTCGATCATGCCCGTGGTGCCACGCGCAAACACTAACATTCCGGCGTTGGTCGTAGGGCTTCGCATCGCAAGTTGGCTGCTCGCAGCCTAG